In Ruminiclostridium papyrosolvens DSM 2782, the following proteins share a genomic window:
- a CDS encoding FMN-binding protein, which produces MNLLLNFGFAWISVILAVLLSIIYILRKSTNKFNYLVSIIKTANQKLRKYHKYLGVLLVFTGLVHGLFSSQPVLTINFGTIGWIISILLGLNWMFRKYFNKYRGWIYYHRGLTVCFILVLVIHIVDVGIQGPEFLIGAQEANVVEPAIISEETVSTFNKQFAGTELKDGVYEGEANGFRPGLTVSVTVKGNKITSIEITNHNEVNSRYYQKAMDAVPQEIIDSQSLEVDAVSGATFTSTGIVNAVNDALSKAVISGELPEKQQLPENRKGHRR; this is translated from the coding sequence ATGAATTTGCTACTTAATTTTGGATTTGCGTGGATATCGGTTATACTTGCAGTTTTGTTATCGATTATCTATATTTTAAGGAAGAGTACTAATAAGTTCAATTATTTGGTAAGTATAATTAAAACTGCAAACCAAAAACTGCGGAAGTATCATAAATATTTAGGTGTACTACTTGTATTTACAGGGCTGGTTCATGGTTTGTTTTCATCGCAACCCGTATTGACAATCAATTTTGGAACAATTGGATGGATTATATCCATATTACTAGGTCTAAATTGGATGTTTCGTAAATACTTCAATAAATATCGAGGTTGGATATATTATCATAGGGGCTTGACGGTTTGCTTTATACTTGTTCTTGTGATTCATATTGTAGATGTTGGTATACAAGGACCAGAATTTTTGATTGGAGCACAAGAAGCAAATGTAGTGGAACCCGCTATAATTAGTGAAGAAACAGTAAGTACCTTTAACAAACAATTTGCAGGAACAGAATTAAAGGATGGTGTATATGAGGGTGAAGCTAATGGATTTCGACCTGGATTAACAGTCAGTGTTACAGTAAAAGGTAACAAGATAACCAGTATTGAAATCACAAATCACAATGAAGTAAATTCTAGATATTATCAAAAAGCAATGGATGCAGTACCTCAAGAAATTATTGATAGCCAAAGTTTAGAAGTGGATGCTGTATCTGGTGCGACATTTACCTCAACGGGTATAGTTAATGCGGTCAACGATGCATTATCCAAAGCTGTTATTAGCGGCGAACTTCCTGAAAAACAGCAACTTCCTGAGAATAGAAAAGGACATAGGAGATGA
- a CDS encoding exonuclease SbcCD subunit D, protein MKIIHTGDWHIGKVVNEFSMLEDQEYILNQLISVISVEKPDALVIAGDIFDRSIPPVDAIELVDRIFNTVLLELRVPILAIAGNHDSAERLSFASRILTNNGLHIAGSFDGNVRKVVLEDGFGPVSFYLLPYSDPRNVKHILQDDEISTHDDAMKKLVEKVGQAMYENERSVMITHGYITNLGEQAEITSESERPLSIGGTDIVNSGYFNSFSYTALGHLHAPQRAGADNIRYSGSLLKYSFSEVNQKKGINIVEIDGDGNSSVRLTELKPKRDMRIIKGPIGELLKPEVYTAASTDDYIYAILTDKGELIDPISKLRSVYPNVMGLTKESVMIRDDNKTSASEGYKSKAKIELFQEFYSSIQGEPLTQEEMKIVEKVIGEVETGGCK, encoded by the coding sequence ATGAAAATAATTCACACAGGAGACTGGCATATTGGGAAAGTTGTAAATGAGTTCAGTATGCTGGAGGATCAGGAATATATACTCAATCAACTAATATCTGTTATATCAGTTGAGAAACCCGATGCTTTGGTAATTGCAGGAGACATATTTGACAGGAGTATACCGCCGGTAGATGCAATTGAACTGGTGGACAGGATTTTCAATACAGTTCTTCTTGAGCTTAGAGTTCCCATTCTTGCAATTGCCGGAAACCATGACAGTGCTGAGCGTTTATCTTTTGCCAGCAGAATATTAACAAATAACGGACTGCATATTGCCGGAAGCTTTGACGGCAATGTGCGCAAAGTGGTTTTAGAAGATGGCTTTGGGCCGGTGAGCTTCTATCTTTTACCTTATTCAGACCCACGTAATGTAAAACATATTTTACAGGATGATGAAATATCCACCCATGACGATGCCATGAAAAAGCTTGTTGAAAAAGTGGGACAAGCAATGTATGAAAACGAAAGAAGTGTAATGATTACACATGGCTACATAACTAATCTTGGAGAACAAGCGGAAATCACCAGTGAATCGGAGAGACCCCTTAGTATAGGGGGAACGGATATAGTTAATTCCGGCTACTTTAACTCCTTTAGCTACACTGCACTTGGACATCTACATGCGCCTCAGCGGGCAGGTGCGGATAACATAAGATATTCAGGCTCTTTACTGAAATACTCTTTTTCAGAGGTTAATCAGAAGAAGGGCATTAATATAGTAGAAATTGATGGCGACGGTAATTCAAGTGTAAGGTTAACAGAGCTAAAACCTAAAAGGGATATGCGTATTATAAAAGGCCCCATTGGAGAGCTTTTAAAACCTGAGGTATACACAGCTGCAAGTACTGATGACTATATATATGCAATATTAACAGACAAGGGTGAACTCATTGACCCTATATCAAAGCTAAGAAGCGTTTATCCTAATGTAATGGGACTTACCAAGGAAAGTGTAATGATTAGGGATGATAACAAAACTTCAGCCTCCGAGGGCTATAAATCCAAGGCCAAAATCGAGCTGTTTCAGGAATTTTACAGCTCAATTCAGGGAGAACCTTTGACACAGGAAGAAATGAAAATAGTGGAGAAGGTAATAGGTGAGGTAGAAACAGGAGGGTGTAAATGA
- a CDS encoding diacylglycerol/lipid kinase family protein, with product MKHVFIINPAAGKGKALEIIPVIRDYFKGKPDKYVIKITEYPGHATKIAHEYAVNEKCRIYSIGGDGTVNEIVNGIAGTKASLGIIPAGSGNDFIRSIHGEYQVREIVADTILGQERSIDLARANGKYFINISSIGFDADVVYNAKKFKRLPCIPGNMAYLFSLIYTIFKNKINEVKVTVDNEEISLKILLAAVANGRFYGGGMLPAPDAALDDGLLDICLVREVNRLKILTLFPKYMKGEHGEIEYVSFKKAKRIKIESKDTIALNIDGEIHTGKEIEFEILKGAINVIYPAGITTESTTDERAVNI from the coding sequence GTGAAACACGTATTTATAATAAATCCCGCTGCCGGGAAGGGAAAGGCATTAGAAATTATACCGGTAATCCGGGATTATTTTAAGGGTAAACCCGATAAATATGTAATAAAAATAACTGAGTACCCGGGACATGCAACAAAAATAGCTCATGAATACGCAGTTAATGAGAAATGCAGGATATACTCAATTGGTGGGGATGGGACTGTAAATGAAATAGTAAACGGCATAGCAGGAACAAAAGCCTCTTTAGGAATTATACCGGCAGGGTCGGGTAATGATTTTATAAGAAGCATACACGGAGAATATCAGGTCAGGGAAATAGTAGCTGATACTATACTGGGACAGGAAAGAAGTATAGATTTGGCCAGGGCAAACGGGAAGTACTTTATAAATATTTCCTCCATAGGGTTTGATGCGGATGTTGTTTATAATGCCAAGAAGTTTAAAAGGCTGCCTTGTATTCCGGGAAATATGGCATACCTTTTTTCATTAATATATACAATTTTTAAAAACAAAATAAATGAGGTAAAAGTTACTGTAGACAATGAAGAGATTAGTTTAAAAATACTTCTTGCCGCAGTTGCAAATGGCAGGTTTTACGGCGGAGGGATGTTGCCTGCCCCCGATGCGGCGTTAGATGACGGCTTGTTGGATATATGTCTGGTGAGAGAGGTCAACAGACTTAAAATATTAACACTTTTTCCAAAGTATATGAAGGGTGAACACGGCGAAATAGAATATGTCAGCTTTAAAAAAGCTAAGAGAATAAAAATTGAGAGCAAAGACACTATTGCACTGAATATAGACGGGGAAATTCATACAGGAAAAGAAATTGAGTTTGAAATACTAAAAGGCGCTATTAATGTTATCTATCCTGCGGGCATTACAACCGAAAGTACAACAGATGAAAGAGCAGTTAATATTTAA
- a CDS encoding methyl-accepting chemotaxis protein, with protein sequence MFKLMDNAKIRVKLVVLIFAMIVGMVLVGSIGWLQTRKAQSALDTMYNDNLSQVASLSNAGTAIMADFANILRLIASDNTSYQMAVLSDIIEKEKNLDNSIKKISTKNLGSEGAKIHTSINGNLTAWKEIKNKIIELSTSGKTPEASALYSDKGDTIFRKLESNVTGLINANIKEASDVYKESLKSAKQASLFLIILIIAVSLVCVLVGIVIARSITRPITTIVGIIKKIAGFDLVFDETHNSLIKRRDEIGIIINSVSDMRHSLHNTITKLHNISGTMAANSEELTTSTAESTKSITQVTASLDEIAKGNANQSEVVSKTSEHITEIAGHISKANYATTENEKAVILSLEAVSEGYNAVVLTSEKVQENISVSEEVNRSLSDLSKSVIKVGSITDVINSLAAQTNLLALNAAIEAARAGTAGKGFAVVADEVRKLAEESSSAAKEINAIIQAIIANNAMTAHNMERAKELEAEQSFAVETTKHAFDKIRISVEAIADKTKEVSEMLATIDKASREISSHTHDLATLAEESAASSEEISASSQQQLSSMEIISKASSDLSDMAQELDNEINKFKL encoded by the coding sequence ATGTTTAAGCTAATGGATAATGCCAAAATAAGGGTAAAACTTGTAGTATTGATATTTGCTATGATTGTTGGAATGGTTCTTGTCGGAAGTATAGGCTGGCTTCAGACCCGAAAGGCACAAAGTGCGCTTGACACTATGTATAATGATAATCTTAGTCAGGTTGCAAGTCTAAGTAATGCCGGAACTGCTATAATGGCTGATTTTGCTAATATTTTAAGGCTTATTGCATCTGATAATACAAGTTACCAAATGGCTGTTCTAAGTGATATTATAGAAAAAGAGAAGAACCTAGATAATAGCATTAAAAAAATTTCTACTAAAAATTTAGGTTCTGAGGGAGCAAAGATACATACTTCCATAAATGGAAACTTAACAGCATGGAAAGAAATCAAGAATAAAATTATAGAATTATCCACTTCAGGTAAAACCCCGGAGGCATCTGCCCTCTACAGTGATAAAGGCGATACCATATTTCGAAAACTAGAATCCAATGTAACCGGTCTTATAAATGCCAACATAAAGGAAGCCTCGGATGTTTATAAGGAAAGTCTTAAATCAGCAAAGCAAGCATCCCTTTTTTTGATTATTTTAATAATAGCCGTTTCCCTAGTGTGCGTACTGGTAGGAATTGTAATTGCCAGATCAATAACAAGACCTATAACAACTATTGTAGGCATCATCAAAAAAATAGCAGGTTTTGATTTGGTTTTTGATGAGACCCATAATTCATTAATAAAGCGTAGGGATGAAATCGGAATAATAATTAATTCCGTATCAGATATGAGGCACTCCTTGCACAATACTATTACCAAACTACATAATATTTCAGGTACTATGGCTGCAAATTCTGAGGAATTGACAACCTCTACTGCTGAAAGTACAAAGAGTATTACTCAGGTAACCGCATCACTTGATGAAATTGCAAAGGGAAATGCCAACCAGTCTGAGGTCGTAAGCAAAACCAGTGAACATATTACTGAAATTGCAGGACACATATCAAAAGCCAATTATGCCACAACAGAAAATGAGAAGGCGGTAATACTTTCATTGGAAGCCGTCTCAGAAGGCTATAATGCCGTAGTTCTAACATCAGAAAAGGTACAGGAGAATATTTCTGTTTCTGAGGAGGTAAATAGGTCATTGTCAGACTTAAGCAAATCTGTTATTAAGGTAGGTAGTATAACCGATGTAATAAACTCTTTAGCAGCTCAAACAAATCTTTTGGCATTAAATGCCGCTATAGAAGCTGCCAGAGCGGGAACAGCAGGTAAGGGCTTTGCAGTAGTCGCAGATGAAGTGCGAAAACTGGCTGAGGAATCCTCCTCTGCTGCAAAAGAGATTAATGCCATAATTCAAGCAATAATAGCTAATAATGCAATGACAGCACATAACATGGAACGAGCAAAAGAACTGGAAGCTGAGCAGTCCTTTGCTGTGGAAACTACCAAACATGCTTTTGATAAAATAAGAATATCAGTAGAAGCTATTGCAGACAAAACTAAAGAAGTATCTGAAATGTTAGCTACAATTGATAAAGCATCCAGAGAGATTTCGAGTCATACACATGATCTGGCAACTTTAGCGGAGGAATCGGCAGCAAGTTCAGAGGAAATTTCAGCTTCAAGCCAACAACAGTTATCTTCAATGGAGATAATATCAAAAGCTTCAAGTGATTTATCTGATATGGCACAAGAATTGGATAATGAAATCAATAAATTCAAGCTATAA
- a CDS encoding ABC transporter permease — translation MAKYIIKRLLVSLLTLWIMFTLTFFLMHFVPGNPFIGEKKMTAEMLANLNAKYGLDKPLWVQYVNYAKNVLHFDFGQSIQLVGQDVKDIISQKFPYSLRLGIFASALAMFFGTILGVLSALKKNTTVDRLIMLIVTFGIAVPSFVVATLSMIIFGVQLQILPTISDLSTVSSYILPGFALSFFPLSFITRLMRSSMLDVINQDYIRTARAKGLSDKVVIFKHALRNGILPVVTYAGPMVASVLTGSFVIESIFSIPGLGSTFVTSITGRDYTTVMGVTIFFGAILILMNFIVDVVYRFVDPRINIIN, via the coding sequence ATGGCAAAATATATAATCAAAAGGCTATTGGTCTCACTTTTGACTTTATGGATTATGTTCACACTTACATTCTTTTTAATGCATTTTGTACCTGGTAATCCATTTATAGGTGAAAAGAAAATGACAGCTGAAATGTTAGCCAACCTAAATGCAAAATATGGTTTGGATAAGCCTTTATGGGTTCAGTATGTTAATTACGCAAAGAATGTTCTTCATTTTGATTTCGGACAGTCAATACAACTGGTTGGTCAGGATGTAAAAGACATAATATCTCAAAAGTTTCCTTATTCACTCAGGCTGGGTATTTTCGCCAGTGCATTGGCAATGTTTTTTGGAACTATTCTGGGTGTATTAAGTGCACTAAAAAAGAATACTACTGTAGACAGGCTTATTATGTTGATTGTAACTTTTGGAATTGCTGTTCCAAGTTTTGTTGTTGCTACTCTCAGTATGATAATTTTTGGTGTACAGTTACAAATACTGCCTACAATTAGTGATTTAAGCACTGTTTCAAGTTATATTTTACCGGGCTTTGCACTGTCCTTCTTCCCTCTGAGTTTTATAACAAGGCTCATGCGTTCCTCAATGCTGGATGTTATAAATCAGGACTATATCAGGACCGCTCGGGCAAAGGGCCTTTCGGACAAGGTTGTTATATTTAAACATGCTTTAAGAAACGGAATTCTTCCTGTTGTAACCTATGCCGGGCCAATGGTTGCGTCAGTTCTTACCGGTTCATTTGTTATTGAATCCATATTTTCCATCCCCGGTCTGGGAAGTACTTTTGTTACAAGCATCACGGGAAGAGATTACACTACAGTAATGGGTGTTACAATTTTCTTCGGAGCAATTCTTATATTAATGAATTTTATTGTGGATGTAGTATACAGGTTTGTTGATCCTAGAATCAACATTATCAATTAA
- a CDS encoding ABC transporter ATP-binding protein, with protein sequence MNNKKLLEINDLKVSFFTPAGEVKAVNGISYSLEPGKVLGIVGESGSGKSVSSYSVIGLIDKPGKIVGGSITFDGKDVSKMTKQERLQVAGNEVAMIFQDPMTCLNPVFTIGNQIAESLYHKYGKISKEEVKKRSVELLSLVGINEPEKRLSQYPHEFSGGMRQRAMIAMALAGAPKLLIADEPTTALDVTIQAQILELLKDIQKKTGMAIVLITHDLGIVADMADDIIVMYGGKIVEQGTVYSIFKNPRHPYTKGLLRSLPDLNEKGSKLIPIKGNPIDLLHLPSGCAFAPRCEECLKVCISNMPKAYKEADGHTTSCWLMDERAKESVEVQKNGK encoded by the coding sequence ATGAATAATAAAAAACTACTAGAAATAAATGATTTAAAGGTCTCATTTTTTACCCCGGCAGGTGAAGTTAAAGCTGTTAATGGAATTAGCTATTCACTTGAACCCGGTAAAGTTCTGGGAATCGTAGGTGAGTCAGGCTCAGGAAAGAGCGTTTCTTCTTATTCTGTTATCGGACTAATTGATAAACCGGGAAAGATTGTAGGCGGAAGCATTACATTCGACGGTAAGGATGTTTCAAAAATGACTAAGCAGGAAAGGCTTCAGGTTGCCGGAAATGAAGTAGCAATGATATTTCAGGACCCCATGACCTGCCTTAATCCTGTTTTTACCATAGGCAACCAGATTGCGGAGTCCCTATATCACAAGTATGGGAAAATATCTAAAGAAGAAGTTAAGAAAAGGTCAGTTGAACTCCTATCTCTTGTAGGTATAAATGAGCCTGAAAAAAGGCTCTCACAATATCCTCATGAATTCTCAGGAGGTATGAGACAAAGAGCAATGATTGCTATGGCCCTTGCAGGTGCACCTAAGCTGCTTATTGCCGATGAACCTACAACAGCGCTGGATGTTACCATACAAGCGCAGATTCTTGAGCTTTTAAAAGACATACAGAAGAAAACCGGAATGGCCATTGTGCTGATTACCCATGACTTGGGAATTGTTGCTGATATGGCGGACGATATTATAGTTATGTATGGCGGAAAAATAGTTGAGCAGGGTACAGTTTACAGTATATTCAAGAACCCCCGTCACCCTTATACAAAAGGACTTCTACGTTCATTACCTGACTTGAACGAAAAGGGCTCGAAGCTTATTCCTATTAAGGGAAATCCAATTGATTTGCTTCACCTTCCTTCCGGATGTGCCTTTGCCCCAAGATGCGAAGAGTGTCTGAAAGTTTGCATTAGCAATATGCCTAAGGCGTACAAGGAAGCCGATGGGCATACTACTTCTTGCTGGCTGATGGATGAAAGGGCAAAAGAAAGTGTGGAGGTACAGAAAAATGGAAAATAA
- a CDS encoding peptide ABC transporter substrate-binding protein, producing MKRILALILSLATILTAFVGCGSSSSNTKGINACIASEPASIDPSLNKSLDGGTYINCAFEGLTTYDKEGKIVPGTAEKWDVSADNKVYTFFIRKDAKWSDGKAVTANDFVYSWKRAINPKTASDYAYYLYFIKNGEAINTNGADINTLGVKAINDNTLEVTLENVCPFFTEIVAFPTLVPLREDIVSKNPEKWTLDPKTYIGNGPYVLTNWKHSSKLVFEKNANYWGKDTVIAPKIEWLLMNDTNAILGAFKNKQISFARNIPHDEMPAEKAAGNLQILPQLGTYYLALLNTKAPFDNPKVRKAVSLAIDRNYITEKVRKSGETPASAFVPYGIADVSQSPDFRTKGGDFYSVKPEDYQKNVAEAKKLLAEAGYPDGKGFPKITYGVSTGAGHEAVAEAIQQQLKTNLGIEVEIQAQEWNVFQESRKNGLFDIARDGWVGDYMDPSTFLDLITSNNPQNDSKYKNAGYDKAIAGARKETDPAKRMQLFHDAEKLLMDETGVAPIFFYTDPIVIDKNLQGYLVTKLGFIYLNWASFK from the coding sequence ATGAAAAGAATATTAGCTCTTATACTTTCACTGGCTACTATACTAACCGCATTTGTTGGCTGTGGAAGTTCTTCTAGTAATACTAAAGGCATTAATGCATGTATTGCGTCAGAGCCAGCATCTATAGATCCTTCACTCAATAAGTCTCTGGATGGAGGTACTTATATTAACTGTGCTTTTGAAGGTTTAACTACTTATGACAAAGAGGGTAAAATCGTTCCCGGAACCGCTGAAAAGTGGGACGTAAGTGCAGATAACAAGGTATATACATTCTTTATCCGTAAAGATGCCAAATGGTCAGACGGTAAAGCTGTAACTGCAAATGATTTTGTTTACTCTTGGAAGAGAGCAATTAATCCAAAAACAGCTTCCGACTACGCTTATTACCTGTATTTTATTAAGAATGGTGAAGCTATAAATACTAATGGCGCTGATATCAATACATTAGGAGTTAAAGCTATTAATGATAACACTCTGGAAGTAACTCTGGAGAATGTTTGCCCATTCTTTACAGAAATCGTGGCTTTCCCAACTCTTGTTCCTTTGAGAGAAGATATTGTATCAAAAAATCCGGAAAAATGGACTCTTGATCCAAAGACTTATATCGGAAATGGCCCATATGTTTTGACAAACTGGAAACACTCTTCAAAGCTGGTATTTGAAAAGAACGCAAACTACTGGGGTAAAGACACTGTAATTGCTCCAAAGATTGAATGGTTGTTAATGAATGATACAAACGCTATTCTTGGTGCATTCAAGAACAAACAGATTTCTTTTGCCAGAAACATACCACACGATGAAATGCCTGCAGAGAAAGCTGCCGGAAATCTTCAGATTTTACCACAGCTTGGAACTTACTATCTCGCTCTGCTTAACACTAAAGCACCATTTGATAACCCAAAGGTTAGAAAAGCTGTATCTCTTGCAATTGACCGTAACTACATTACAGAAAAGGTCAGAAAATCAGGCGAAACTCCTGCATCAGCCTTTGTACCTTATGGTATAGCTGATGTCAGCCAATCACCTGACTTCCGTACAAAAGGCGGAGATTTCTACTCAGTAAAACCTGAGGATTACCAGAAGAATGTTGCTGAAGCAAAGAAACTTTTGGCAGAAGCCGGATATCCTGACGGAAAAGGTTTCCCAAAAATAACCTATGGTGTAAGTACAGGTGCAGGTCACGAAGCAGTTGCTGAAGCAATTCAACAGCAGTTAAAGACAAATCTGGGAATCGAAGTTGAAATTCAGGCTCAGGAATGGAATGTATTCCAAGAGTCAAGAAAGAACGGTTTATTTGATATAGCTCGTGACGGATGGGTTGGAGACTACATGGATCCTTCAACATTCTTGGACTTGATAACTTCAAATAATCCTCAGAATGACTCAAAGTATAAGAACGCTGGATATGATAAGGCTATAGCTGGCGCAAGGAAAGAAACAGATCCTGCAAAGCGTATGCAATTATTTCATGACGCAGAAAAGCTTCTCATGGATGAAACCGGCGTAGCTCCTATATTCTTCTATACCGACCCAATCGTTATAGATAAGAATTTACAAGGCTATTTAGTAACAAAGCTCGGATTTATATATTTGAACTGGGCATCATTTAAATAA
- a CDS encoding ABC transporter ATP-binding protein, producing the protein MENKSTLVEIRNLKQYFTIKNSVGKKGYVKAVDDVTFDIFKGETLGLVGESGSGKTTLGRSMLRIYNPTSGTVKIDGIDITKFQGKKLLPYRKKMQYIFQDPYASLDPRMTVSDIVGEALDIHGLAGSKSDRADKIRELLTLVGLNTEHASRYPHEFSGGQRQRIGIARAIAVQPDFIVCDEPVSALDVSIRAQIINTLEEMQDRLNLTYLFISHDLGVVRHTCDRVGVMYLGHIVELVESEELYKNPLHPYTRALLTAIPEPNPDTAKKRNRIILKGEIPSPVNPPSGCKFRTRCPYAKDVCSKKVPELSDCGNGHFVACHFAGEI; encoded by the coding sequence ATGGAAAATAAATCAACTCTGGTTGAAATCAGAAATCTAAAACAATATTTCACTATAAAAAACAGTGTAGGAAAAAAAGGATATGTAAAGGCTGTTGACGATGTTACCTTTGATATCTTTAAAGGTGAAACACTAGGCTTAGTTGGTGAATCCGGTTCAGGAAAAACCACTTTGGGCCGTTCAATGCTTAGAATATATAACCCCACAAGCGGTACTGTAAAAATAGACGGTATTGACATTACAAAATTTCAGGGAAAAAAGCTCCTCCCTTATAGAAAGAAGATGCAATATATCTTCCAGGACCCTTATGCTTCACTGGACCCTCGTATGACAGTATCAGATATTGTTGGAGAAGCACTGGATATACATGGTCTGGCAGGCTCCAAAAGCGACAGAGCAGATAAGATAAGAGAGCTTTTAACACTTGTAGGTCTTAATACGGAACATGCATCACGTTATCCACATGAATTTTCCGGGGGACAGCGTCAAAGAATAGGTATTGCACGAGCAATCGCAGTACAGCCGGACTTTATAGTTTGTGACGAACCTGTATCAGCTCTGGATGTATCTATCAGAGCACAGATAATTAATACACTGGAAGAAATGCAGGACAGGCTTAATCTCACATATCTGTTTATATCTCATGATTTGGGTGTAGTAAGACATACCTGTGACAGAGTTGGTGTTATGTACCTCGGTCATATAGTTGAGTTAGTTGAGTCCGAGGAGTTATACAAAAATCCTCTGCACCCATACACAAGAGCATTACTGACAGCTATTCCCGAGCCAAATCCTGATACTGCAAAGAAGCGTAACCGTATTATCCTAAAAGGAGAAATACCTTCTCCCGTTAATCCGCCGTCAGGATGTAAGTTCAGAACAAGATGTCCATATGCAAAAGATGTCTGTTCTAAAAAAGTACCTGAATTATCAGACTGTGGCAATGGTCATTTTGTTGCATGCCATTTTGCAGGAGAAATATAA